DNA from Leptolyngbya iicbica LK:
AGCGGTCTCTGGCGACTCCGCCGATTCATCGGCGGGGGGAGTAGGGTCTTCAGCCGGTTGGCGCTTCGCGATTTCTTCGATGCTGATGGTGGCAATTTCATCGTCGTTGGCAGACAGGCCCATCGCTTCACAAAAGCGGGCCAGTTCAGTTTGCGTATGGGCGCTCAAAGGCATCTGGCGATCGAGCTCGTAGCAGAGAAGTTCGCGATAGCGATCGAGCTTGGTTTGTCGATCGCGGTAGGGGCCGAGGGCATCGAGTTTGATCTGTTCGGCAGTTGCGGGATCGAGCTGCAATTGCTGCCGCAGCAGTTCCAGATTTTCCTCTTCAATCGGGGAGAATTCGCCGTCATGCCGGGCATAAAGAGCGGCTCGGGCCTGGAACAGTTGCCGATCTGGCAACAGCATATTGACGGCGGGCAAGAGACTCAAGACGACTTCACTAGAGGCGGTTTCAACTTGAGTGGTGACGTGCTCGATGGTGCAAGTCAGGCGAATGGTGACGTGGTCGACCGGCAGCAAGTCACTCACGCCTAAGTCTTCTAGACAAGTGCTGATGCATTCCAGCCAGGTGGCGACGCGCTCGGGCTCAGGCAGACGAATGTCGAGACCGTACAGGGTGTCCCCGTCTTGGGAAATTCGCAAGGCTTTAATGCGCTCGCCGGGGCTCATGTCATATTGCGGCAAGGCACGCCAAAATTCCTGCACGGCCCGATCGCGCTCCACCATATTCAGCGAGCTGTCAATGACTCGTAAAAGTATGCGAGCTGGTCGGACGCTCTCCACCTGGGGGTCACTCCTCTCTGTGTGATCACGCTTGGACTGCACTAAGGATAATGCTTGCGATCGCATCTAGACCGCGAATTCTCAAAGTCACATGGGCGATCGGGGTAATCGCGCCCAGAGAAGTCCGATGGAGAAGGCCAGAATCGCCAACTACCAACGGTTTGGGCGGTCAGACCTGCTCGTTTAGTGACCCTGGCCGTGGTGGTGGCTCGGATGCCGGAGTAAAAGTTTACGTTTGCAAAAAATCCCTAGCACAAGCGAAGAAATTAAAAAGCTTGCACTAGACTGAGACAAATTTTGCATAAACTGAGCGGCATGAGGCGATCTGGGGCTCAGGGTTAGGGCTCGGCGGGTCAGCCCTCGGCGGGTGAGTGAAATGCCCGGTGACCTCTCGAAAGCGCATTATGTATTTTCTTGAGGGTCGGGATGAATTGACTGTGGTCTGGGTAATCTGGACTGCGACGGCTTTTTATTCGACAGCAAACTTATTGATAGCAAGGGTATGACGGTAACTTCTCAGTCCCTGCAACGAATTCTCTCGGGGGTGGCGCCCTTTGACCAATTGCCGGGGGCAGCGATCGCGAACTTGGCCCAGAGCGGCCAACTCTTGCGGTATCGCATTGGCCAACCGATTGTGCGACCCGAGGCGTTGCCGCAGCTAGTGCTGATCACCGATGGGCAAGCACGACTCCTGGGCGAAGATCCCCGCACTGACAAGCCCGCGACATTGCAGCTCCTGGGGCGGGGCTCCCTGTTGGGCATTGTGGGACTGTTACGGGGCCAGCCCTGTGAGACGGCGATCGCCTCTTCAGAGGTAGTGGGCTGTCAGTTTTCTATGGCGGTCTTTCAGCAAACGCTGGATCAATATCCCGAGTTTGCCACGGCCATTCGCGAGCAGCTGTATTTAGCTGAAGTCTTTGACCTCTTGGCGCGCCAGATCAACGATCAAGCTGAGGACGTGGGCGACTTGGCCCAGTTGTCCAAGCAGGCTCAGCAGGCGGGCGTGGTGCACTATTTGCCCTATGGCAAGCGACCGCTAAACCTGCCTCAACAGGAAAATTACACCTGGTTTGTCAGCAGCGGCACCATCATCAACCAACCGATGGGCAGCCAGCTCAATTTAGAGTGGGCGGGCAATGAGTTAGACGTGATCAGTCCTCAGGGGGCGCGACTGGTCGGACTCCCCGATATCCCCGTGTTGTCGCCAGCGGCTCTGCCGCCAGGGACTGAGGCGGCGGGCGGCGTGAGTGCAGCTGAGCCCGCGGCGATTCCCTACGCGCCGGAGCATTTGCCGGAGCCGGAACCAGAGACCTCCGACGCGGCGGCAGAATATCCCTTTGTGCGGGGCCGGGGCGAAATCGAAGGCATGTTGGCCTGCATGGAGATGGTGAGCCAGTACTTTGGCATGCCCTTTCGCCGGGACATCATTCGTCGGATTTTGACCAATCAGCGCGATCGCTTGGGTCAACTCTCCCTGCCCCTGGCGGGCAAAGTAGCGGAATTTATGGGCCTCCGCACCCAGATGACCCAGGTGCCGGTCAGCGCCATCAGCCGCCTGCCCACCCCCGCGCTGATTAGCTGGGAAGAGGGCTACGCCATTCTGTATGAAACCAATGCCAAGGCCCGCGTGCTGGCGGTACCCGACTTGGGGATCATTCAGCGATCGCCCATCGAGTTTGCCGAAACCTGGGGCGACGAAGGCGAAGTCGTCCTCTTAGAAAAAACCCGCGAAACGCCCCAAGAGCGCTTTGGCCTGAACTGGTTTATCCCCTCGTTGAAAAAGTATCGCTGGGTACTGGTGGAGGTGCTCATTGCCTCCTTCTTTGTGCAGCTCTTCGGCCTGGCGAATCCGTTGATGGTGCAGGTCATTATCGACAAGGTAATCGTGCAAAACAGCACCGATACCCTGCAAGTGCTCGGCGTCTTTTTGCTGGTGATTGCCGTCTTTGAGGCGGTGCTCACGGCCCTGCGAACGTATCTGTTTGTGGATACGACCAACCGCATTGACATGGCGCTGGGCTCCGAAATCATTGATCACCTGCTGCGACTGCCCCTGCGTTACTTTGACAAACGCCCCGTCGGGGAATTGTCCAGTCGGGTCAACGAGCTGGAGAATATCCGCAAGTTTTTGACGGGCACGGCGCTGACAGTGGTGCTGGATGCCGTGTTCTCGGTGCTGTACATCGTCGTTATGTTCATCTACAGCTGGCTGCTGACTCTGGTGGCGCTGGCGACAATTCCCCTGTTTGTCTTTTTGACGGTGTTGGTCGCCCCCATTGTGCGCAAGCAATTGCGGGTGAAGGCCGAGCGCAATGCCTCGACCCAGTCCTTTTTGGTGGAAGCGCTGTCAGGCATTCAAACCGTGAAGGCGCAAAATATCGAGTTGCGCACCCGTTGGCAATGGCAAGAGCGCTACGCCAGCTACGTCAGCGCCGGTTTCAACACGGTGCTGACCTCGACCACTGCCGGAGCCGCCAGCAACTTCTTGAACAAGTTGTCGGCGCTGCTGGTGCTCTGGGTCGGGGCATATCTGGTGCTGCAAGGGGAACTGAGCCTGGGTCAGCTGATCGCCTTCCGGATTATTTCGGGCTATGTGACTGCGCCGATTTTGCGCCTGGCTCAGCTCTGGCAAAACTTCCAAGAGACGGCCCTGTCCTTGGAACGCTTGAGCGACATTTTGGATCATCCCTGCGAGGCCGAAGACCAGGGTCGCAACCAGATTCAGATGCCGGATATTCAGGGGCAGGTCACCTACGAAAATGTGGCATTTCGGTTTGCGCCGTCTGGCCCCTTGCAGTTGGTCAACATTAATTTGGAGTTTCCGGCAGGGCAGTTTGTCGGCATTGTGGGCCAAAGCGGTTCCGGCAAAAGTACCTTGATGAAGCTGCTGCCGCGCCTGTATGAAGTCGAATCGGGTCGCATTCTGATCGACAAGTACGATATCGGCAAGGTGGAGTTGTATTCCCTGCGGCAACAGGTGGGCATCGTGCCCCAAGACAGCCTCTTGTTTGAGGGCAGCATTCAAGAAAATATCTCGCTCACCCGCCCCGAGGCGGACGACGAGGCCATCATCATGGCGGCCCGGATTGCGGGAGCCCACGACTTTATTATGGATTTGCCGTTGGGCTACAACACCCGCGTGGGTGAACGGGGCGCGTCGTTGTCGGGGGGGCAGCGCCAGCGCATTGCGATCGCCCGCACGATTCTCCACAATCCCCGGCTGTTGATTTTGGACGAAGCCACCAGCGCCCTCGACTACGACACTGAAAAGCAGGTGTGTAACAACCTGAAAACTTGGGCTGAGGACCGCACGGTGTTTTTCATTACCCACCGTTTAAGCACCATTCAGGACTCTGACACGATTTTGGTGATGGATCGCGGTGCGGCGGTCGAGCAGGGTACCCACGAAGAACTGATGGCGCTGCGGGGACGTTATTACACCTTGTATCAACAACAGATTCACACCCCTGAATAGGCCTTTAAAACGCTAGCCTGATTAGCGGCACCTGCTGCCGCGCTTGTTTTCGCTCAGATTCCTAAGAGGCTGAACCATGACTTCCGGATCGCACGTGACACCCAACGGCACTCTCCAGAATGGGCACAATGGCAACGGTAACGGCAATGGACATATGCCGCCGACTCCGCCTTCGGCTCCCCCCACTCCGCCGACTTCGGGGTTTGAGCGATCGGTCATCTTGCGACAGTCGCCTCGCTGGGCGCGCTATGTCGTGTGGGGCATTGTAGCGGTGAGCGTGAGTACCGTGGCCTGGGCCTGTCTGGCCAAAATTGAGGAGGCGATTCCGGCCCAGGGCAAGCTAGAGCCGGAAGGGGTCGTGCAACCCGTGCAGGCTCCTGTCGGTGGAGTGGTGGCCGAGATTCACGTCAATGAAGGGGAGTCAGTAGAGCAGGGTACGGTATTGGTCACCCTCGACCCCAAGGCGACCCGCGCCCAGCTGGAAGCCTTGCAGGATATTCGATCGCGTCTCCGCGAAGAAAATCAGTATTACCGTTCTCAGCTCAGCGCCGCACCGGAGCTAGAGGGCGCGCCGGTCACCGTTTCCCCCGAGATCGCCCGCCTGACCAGTAACCGCGTGGCCCTAGTGGAAGAGAACGAACTGTATCGCGCCATTTTGCGGGGCGACTTGAATGCGGCCAACCTATCTCCCCGGCAGCGGGAACGAGTGGCAACGACCCTGGGGG
Protein-coding regions in this window:
- a CDS encoding type I secretion system permease/ATPase, whose translation is MTVTSQSLQRILSGVAPFDQLPGAAIANLAQSGQLLRYRIGQPIVRPEALPQLVLITDGQARLLGEDPRTDKPATLQLLGRGSLLGIVGLLRGQPCETAIASSEVVGCQFSMAVFQQTLDQYPEFATAIREQLYLAEVFDLLARQINDQAEDVGDLAQLSKQAQQAGVVHYLPYGKRPLNLPQQENYTWFVSSGTIINQPMGSQLNLEWAGNELDVISPQGARLVGLPDIPVLSPAALPPGTEAAGGVSAAEPAAIPYAPEHLPEPEPETSDAAAEYPFVRGRGEIEGMLACMEMVSQYFGMPFRRDIIRRILTNQRDRLGQLSLPLAGKVAEFMGLRTQMTQVPVSAISRLPTPALISWEEGYAILYETNAKARVLAVPDLGIIQRSPIEFAETWGDEGEVVLLEKTRETPQERFGLNWFIPSLKKYRWVLVEVLIASFFVQLFGLANPLMVQVIIDKVIVQNSTDTLQVLGVFLLVIAVFEAVLTALRTYLFVDTTNRIDMALGSEIIDHLLRLPLRYFDKRPVGELSSRVNELENIRKFLTGTALTVVLDAVFSVLYIVVMFIYSWLLTLVALATIPLFVFLTVLVAPIVRKQLRVKAERNASTQSFLVEALSGIQTVKAQNIELRTRWQWQERYASYVSAGFNTVLTSTTAGAASNFLNKLSALLVLWVGAYLVLQGELSLGQLIAFRIISGYVTAPILRLAQLWQNFQETALSLERLSDILDHPCEAEDQGRNQIQMPDIQGQVTYENVAFRFAPSGPLQLVNINLEFPAGQFVGIVGQSGSGKSTLMKLLPRLYEVESGRILIDKYDIGKVELYSLRQQVGIVPQDSLLFEGSIQENISLTRPEADDEAIIMAARIAGAHDFIMDLPLGYNTRVGERGASLSGGQRQRIAIARTILHNPRLLILDEATSALDYDTEKQVCNNLKTWAEDRTVFFITHRLSTIQDSDTILVMDRGAAVEQGTHEELMALRGRYYTLYQQQIHTPE